CAATCGAGGAGTTTTCAGGCGTCTGCTCAGAGTCATCGGTATTTAAATCTCATATCCACTTTCCAGTTTGGTTCTAAACCAAAGCACCCCCGCAACTCGAACCACAACCCGCTGTGCAACCATAGCAATAGGAAGCCGTGCGAATCTCATCAATTAAGTCTAAACTATCCGCTTCCAAGAGCTTCCCCACCGTCAAGGTTTCCCCAGTGCGAGACTTCGCCCCTAGATTTTCCATTTGGTTAAAGTCGCAATCGTAAACATTTCCCAGATAATCAATCGAGAGTTCATCGCGACACATCAAATGTTCTATTGTACTTGCATTATAATTTCCCTCAAGAAACTTGAGATAAGGAGAATATAACTTTGTTCGTTGCAAATGAAACTTACTTCTCCCTACAGGCAAATTTGTGATGGTAAAGAGCTGGTTAAAGTGAATGTCAAAATGTTCTTTTAGGAACCTTTTATAATCTTGCTCTAAGTTAACCTGATTGGGAGCCAAAGAAAACTTTTCGCTCAAGGGAAGCGGGGGATTATACACCAAATCGAGAATTAATTTAGGGTCTTTTCCATAGCCTAATCGATTGAGCCATTGAATGGCACGAATAGAGTCATTATAGACACCATTACCTCGCATTTTATCCACATTATCTTCTAAATAACAAGGCAATGATGCCACCAGTTTTAATTGATTTTTGGCAAAATATTCAGGAAGATAGTCAAATCCGGATTCAAAATAAATCGTCAAGTTGGAGCGGACAATTACATCCTTGCCCGTTTCCCGTGCTGCCTCAACAATTAACTTAAATCCATAGTTCATCTCCGGTGCGCCACCTGTAAGGTCAACTATCTTAATTTGCGGAAAGCGATGAATCAGGTCAATGATTTGATTGCAGATTTCCGGTGAAAGTTCTTCGGTGCGTTTGGGGCCAGCGTCTACGTGGCAGTGACTACAAGCCAAATTACAACGCTTACCTAAATTAATTTGTAAAACAGCAATTCTGTTTTTAGTTAAGGGTGCATTCAGTTTGGTTCTAAATGGTGTTACTACTGGCGCTTCTATCTGAGTCATTCCTTAATACCTAACGAGTAAATTTTTTTACTTTTGACTTTTGACTTTGTTAAGCTTTCCTCACCCGGCAAGCAAAGCCTTTGTAGACTTGCTGACTTGAAAGATTGTCGTAATACTTGTCATCTACCAGGGTATTGGCGGCTTCATAGTAGGGAGTTCCGAGTTCTTCAGCCATTTTTTGCATAGGGCCGAACGTGTGAGGAACAAAGATGGTATCCTCACGAATACCCTCCCAAATTTGTGCGGTTCCGGTAATCGAACCTCTGGGACTTTCTACTGCGATCGCATCCCCATTCTTAATCCCCACTCTCTGCGCTACTTTAGGGTGAATCTGAACTAGCCGAATGCCATTCATTTGCTTGCCTGTGTACGTCCACTGCGTCACTGTGTGGAAATGCACAACACTCGGCCTACCAATCATCCCCATCAGCGGATACTCTTGGTGTACTTCCCCAGAGGAAATTCCGCCTAACTTGACCTTTTGGGTTAGTGCTTGCGGATTTATTGGGTTTTGGACAAATTCTTTGCTGTACTCGATAGTTGGATTTTTGCCCGTTACTTCAGGGTGGGTGTAAAAGATGGGTAAGGCTGCGTGTCCGGCAACGGCCAACTTTTTCTCTAATTCTGAGGTATATATTTCTACTTTGCCACTGGGGGTCAAAAAGCGCTTGCTCTGGTTTCCAGAAGTAGTTGTAACTCCTCTATCGCCCTCAGTGTCCTGACTCGCTGTATCAGCGTTCCTGATACCAAGCCCTTTCACCGCCTGGTACCAGGAGGGATGGTCTAAGTAGAGGGTGCTGACGCCAGGATGATCCAGAGAAGGACAAGGCCAGCGCAGGGGTTCCGCCCGCTTTTCCATGCGTTCCTGGGTCATGCCGCCCATGCCGGGGGTATTCTTGACAAAAGTTGCCCAGAGATTGCGGTAATCTTTCCATTCCAAGGGGAAATTCTCTGTCCAGTAGGCGGGTGAGTTTTTCTTGTCCAACTTAGCCATAGTGTGTGCCAAGTCGATCCAAATTTCCCAATCCGGTTTGGACTCTCCCACACGGGAAACGGCTTGTTTCTGCCAGCGAATTGCCCTGTCGTCCCGCCGCATGTAGACAGTTTCCATCTCAAAGCCACTGCACACAGGTAGGATGATATCGGCGTAATAGGCAGGTTCTTCCATGAATAAGCCAGTGTAGACATAGAACTCTAGCTGGCGGTAAGCCTCTTTTACCTTATTTGTGTTGGCACTGGAGACAAGGGGATTTCCCGCAGTTGCGATCGCTCTTACCTCCCCAGCATCCCGAAGCGCCAGAAACTTCGCCGCAATGGTTTCCAAGGCTTCATCCCAAGAAATCGGCTCAAACTTAGAATCCGCTTTCAGCCGACACAGAGAATTGCAGAATTGACAAGCGCTGTCTACAATCGCGTCCGGCTGTAATGCACCCGATTGCTGAGTAAAGTCAAATTCAGGGGATGGAGAACTCGTTGCAGGATAAAAGCCATCTTCCGTAGCTTCAGCATTTCCTTTGAGCAAATCAGTTCCAGTAACTGCTGCTGCACCAATGGCAGCACCTTTCAAAAATCCTCGCCGGGAAAAACCCTGACGGGATAGGTTCTTTTGATCGTTTGACTTCATTAAAACCTCTTGGTAGATTTTCCCTGTTTCAGGTAGAGATTTGGGCCAGGAAAGGCAAACGTAAAAAGGAAAAATTGTTTGGTGCTGTTACTTTTGCCTTGTTAGTTTGCTTTACCCTCTTATCCCGTTTACATAAGCTGCGGTTAAAGCCTCCTGCGGCGTTTCAAAAATCTGCTGAACACACCCATATTCAACCAATCGCCCAACCCCGTCTTGAACCCAAAAGAGGGCAGCATAGTCCGCAATTCGCCGTGCTTGGGCTAAGTTATGGGTGACAATTAGCTGGGTGTAACGTCCCCGTAGACTGGCAATTAAATCCTCCACTACACCGCTGGAAATTGGATCGAGAGCACTACAGGGTTCATCTAACAAAAGAACTTCAGGTTTTAAAACCAAAGCCCTGGCAATGCACAATCGCTGCTGTTGTCCACCGGAGAGGGAGAGAGCAGGGGCATTCAACCGATCTTTTACCTCGTCCCACAAGCCAACATCTTGTAGAGTTGTTTCTATAATTTGATCGACTTGTTCGCGGTTCCTAACGCCATGTTCGTGCAGGGGCAATGCTAGGTTTTTCCAAATTGAGCAGCAGCAAAACGAGTAGCACTAAAGCCGAAGCGTAAGCATTTTTATCCCCTCCAGCAACATTCATCGAAAGGTCGAAAATGTGGATAGATAGAGCACGCCCAGAATCTAGTAGAGACTCTGGCATCCGATCCACATAGCCACTGGTGAAGATTAGCGCGGCTGTTTCGGCGATCGCTCTACCCATTCCTAATACCAATCCCACCATAAGTCCCGGAACCGCCGCAGGTAGGAGCAAGTGCCACAACGTCGTCGTGCGCGAAAAGCCTAAAGCCGCTGCTGAGAGCCGATAATGGTTGGGAACAGCACGAAACCCCTCTTCTGTAGAGCGAATCAGGATTGGCAGCACCATGCACGCCAGCGTCAGTCCACCGGACAAAATGGAGAAGCCCAACCCTAGTGTGTTACAGAAAAAGGCATTTCCAAACAGTCCGAAGACAATCGACGGCACGCCTGCCAGAACATCCAAACTGCGACGTACCAAACGCCCAAAAAAACCTTCCTCCGAGGTGAACTCTGCCAGCAGCACAGCAGTACCTATGCCGATGGGAACCGAAACCGCCATGCAGACGAAAAGAATTAGAAGCGTCGAGACGAGAATCGGGCCAATCCCTCCCCTGCGTCCCGCGTTCTCAGGCGCAGCGGTGAGAAACTCCCACGAAAGTTGTCCCGCACCATGCCAAATGATGTCGCTCAGTATCCAGAGAAACACAGCAGTTACCAAAGCTGCGATCGCCCAAACGACAACTGTAGGAAGTAGAGAGTAGAGAGTGGGAAGATTCTGTTGTCTCCTGACGACTGACGCCTTTCTCCTGACTCCCGTTTCACTCATAGATTCGCCCCTTGCTGATTACCTCAGCACCGACAACCAGTGCCACAATCAGTGCCATCAGTACCAAGCCACTGACGAAGAGTGCTGAACGGTGATTTCCCGTTGCATAAGCCATTTCCAGCGCAATATTTGCCGTTAGTGTCCGTATTGGGTCAAATAAGCTCTTGGGTGTTTGAACCACATTGCCGCAAACCATCAGAATTGCCATTGTTTCACCAATAGCGCGTCCCGTTTCCAGAATCACACCTGTAA
The Microcoleus sp. AS-A8 genome window above contains:
- a CDS encoding molybdopterin-dependent oxidoreductase, whose product is MKSNDQKNLSRQGFSRRGFLKGAAIGAAAVTGTDLLKGNAEATEDGFYPATSSPSPEFDFTQQSGALQPDAIVDSACQFCNSLCRLKADSKFEPISWDEALETIAAKFLALRDAGEVRAIATAGNPLVSSANTNKVKEAYRQLEFYVYTGLFMEEPAYYADIILPVCSGFEMETVYMRRDDRAIRWQKQAVSRVGESKPDWEIWIDLAHTMAKLDKKNSPAYWTENFPLEWKDYRNLWATFVKNTPGMGGMTQERMEKRAEPLRWPCPSLDHPGVSTLYLDHPSWYQAVKGLGIRNADTASQDTEGDRGVTTTSGNQSKRFLTPSGKVEIYTSELEKKLAVAGHAALPIFYTHPEVTGKNPTIEYSKEFVQNPINPQALTQKVKLGGISSGEVHQEYPLMGMIGRPSVVHFHTVTQWTYTGKQMNGIRLVQIHPKVAQRVGIKNGDAIAVESPRGSITGTAQIWEGIREDTIFVPHTFGPMQKMAEELGTPYYEAANTLVDDKYYDNLSSQQVYKGFACRVRKA
- the arsS gene encoding arsenosugar biosynthesis radical SAM protein ArsS (Some members of this family are selenoproteins.), whose amino-acid sequence is MTQIEAPVVTPFRTKLNAPLTKNRIAVLQINLGKRCNLACSHCHVDAGPKRTEELSPEICNQIIDLIHRFPQIKIVDLTGGAPEMNYGFKLIVEAARETGKDVIVRSNLTIYFESGFDYLPEYFAKNQLKLVASLPCYLEDNVDKMRGNGVYNDSIRAIQWLNRLGYGKDPKLILDLVYNPPLPLSEKFSLAPNQVNLEQDYKRFLKEHFDIHFNQLFTITNLPVGRSKFHLQRTKLYSPYLKFLEGNYNASTIEHLMCRDELSIDYLGNVYDCDFNQMENLGAKSRTGETLTVGKLLEADSLDLIDEIRTASYCYGCTAGCGSSCGGALV
- the pstA gene encoding phosphate ABC transporter permease PstA, translating into MSETGVRRKASVVRRQQNLPTLYSLLPTVVVWAIAALVTAVFLWILSDIIWHGAGQLSWEFLTAAPENAGRRGGIGPILVSTLLILFVCMAVSVPIGIGTAVLLAEFTSEEGFFGRLVRRSLDVLAGVPSIVFGLFGNAFFCNTLGLGFSILSGGLTLACMVLPILIRSTEEGFRAVPNHYRLSAAALGFSRTTTLWHLLLPAAVPGLMVGLVLGMGRAIAETAALIFTSGYVDRMPESLLDSGRALSIHIFDLSMNVAGGDKNAYASALVLLVLLLLNLEKPSIAPARTWR
- a CDS encoding ATP-binding cassette domain-containing protein translates to MPLHEHGVRNREQVDQIIETTLQDVGLWDEVKDRLNAPALSLSGGQQQRLCIARALVLKPEVLLLDEPCSALDPISSGVVEDLIASLRGRYTQLIVTHNLAQARRIADYAALFWVQDGVGRLVEYGCVQQIFETPQEALTAAYVNGIRG